CTTTTTCCCCATGCAATGGAAATGTGGACTTACATCATCTGAATTTCTATTTGTGTCCTCAGCCAGCATCAGCACAAGCTGTTCCTCTACTCtgactttcctttctttctctccccagcTACCATCCAGTTATGCAACTGAGtttttttccacaataaaaaaaaatatatatataatcaaaAATATCCAGAACATAATTGTGCTTTGTAAGAGCTCTGGAAAGACCAAAAGCAAGCCAAACAAGTGAACGTGCTCTGAAACAGGTTTGCAGTGAAGATGAATGGAGGTGACAAACTCATTGAATTTTGAGGCAATAAAGAGAATATGTGCCACCATCCACCAACGTACTTTGGTTTGAATAAGTAGCTAAACCCCAGCTGCTCACGTGTCACACATCTGAACACATCTCCTTGGAAGACATGGACAGGCAAAGGGAAGGCCATAggagttagaaaaaaaagtttacagaTTATAGAAAAAGTATTCAGACAATCATTTCTCATCTCCTTGGAGATAGGTCCTAGGTCAAAGAGAATTGTCTCCCCTGGACTGGGGCACATAGCCTCACGTTTACCATCCACAGAATGAGATAGttctccttctgctcctgcctGGCGATGAAGATGAGTCAGTTCAATGATGAAATTAGGCACATCCAAACTTGTGTTTTTGTCCCACATCTTGTCTCAGTGTGAAACTATACGGTGACATTTCCTATTGCAGTAGCTAGAACTTCTGCTGGTTCCCTACTGATCCCGGAAATGCAGAACAAGTCTGTTCTTTCAGATCTcaggatatatatatttttttatttcttgcttctAATTTTTGGGGGACAGATATTCAGACCTGGTATTCTATctgtattatttccttttcacattACACAGTATCATGGAAATTTGCTTCTCTCAGtaagtttttttcctattggACTTCATTTTACAGATAACTGGACAGCAGTTGTAGCAGTATCATtccaaaaaaaacctctaattGGGGCAGTGAAGGAGGTAGCCCCTGTGTCAGCTGCCAGAAGCACCTGCAACAATTTTGGCAGTAACCAGCTGCAATTGGCCATGCCAAAACCCTATACTCCCAAACCCCCAAAACTGGTTTGCATTGGCTCTGTGTTCCAGGCTGGCAGAAAAGCTAAACCTGTAACCACGTGGCTGCCTCTGCCCAAGTTCCACGGGGCAAGGATGCGTCTGCAAGGAAATTTGGAAAGTCATTTGGCTAATGGAGGCAGGATGGACTTTAGAAGGCTGTGTCTGCAGCTTCCATTAGGGACTTGAACTACTGCTGCCTCGGAGCCAACTTGGCTTCCccttcatgaaaataaacatcaaaATGCATGGGCTGGGAGAAAATATGTCCCTGATTGAAAGACCTCATCTCCCTTCAAGGCAGAATGGCTGATCCGGTTACCGGCAACATTATAGGTGTCCCATCTGCCAGCTGGATTTCCACAGTTGTTggttttaataaacattttctcctttttcctttttttttttttttttttttgaatctcACAGGTGCATGAGGAAAGGCAGAAGTGGAAATAAAGGACTTTTCATTGCATCCAGGGTTGACTGTAGCCAATAACTAAGCCAAAgtccagctctgctcacagccagACAAGTGTGTGCACCAAGGACAGAACTTGGCCCAGGACTGCTGCTGCTAGACCCCATGAATCATCCTTCCCAGCTACTGAACAAGACAAAGCATGGATTTTCACATGCAAGAACATCTAACACATCTACAGACTTGCAGACTACAGAGGGGTTTGGTGGCTCCCATAATTGGGTTGAACAACAGTTTGGGAACTTCCATCATTCACTGTGTCTGCTCCTAGCCCAGAAAACCTTCCAGAGATTCACTCGGAATACAGTCCCCAAAATGGCCAGCCCAGACGGTGACCGAGGAGAATCCAGGCAGGCAAAAATCCAGATGCACCTGTCTTAGATGTTtgcttctccctcctgttcCCAACCcaagaaaaagcactgaaatattccTGGTGAGTTACTCCAAGTGAAGTGCCAGGAGACATTCCTGACAGTCTTCCAGAAGTAGCTAACTCAATACCTCCACTCTCCATAGTTGAAAAATCATGGGACAAGTATGATTAATAAGTATGAgtggctgaaaaacaaacaaacaaataacacCACCACCATTACCTGCTTCTTTGGGCTGCACACTGTATTTTGCCTTGGGTTCATAAGATAATACACCCACTCTATATAGGAACACAGGCCTTGACTTTCCTCCCTGGAGGCCAGGGGTACTCTGGGAGCACTTTACCTATGGGAACCTGTGTCAAGGAAGGTTAGCTGGATGTGGACACAAGCATTTTCAAGTTGCCCCACACCTCTTCAGGTCCCAGCTCCAGCAACTGCTCATGTCCCCACTAGCACTGGTGGGCCTTCTTTGCCCACCTTTCAGCCTTCCCGGTCTACATGCAGTGGGATGTCCTCATCTCCTTCTAATGCTGGAGAGGCCATGAGCATGtggacagaaaagcagaggaatcACTGAGTTGCTCACACATGGGGAACTAAAGTCAGTCTTGGTCTTTTCATAtcttcttgttgctgtttgcGTCATGACACTGCCATCACCAGCAGGTTTGGAGGAAGAGGTCTGTGTCTCTTCAAACTTTCCACTGCCTTCCCCAGGAGGTATCTCTCATCCCTGCCTCTCCCAAACTTTCTGCTAACACAGAGGGAACATGACCAGATTGACAAAGGTCCCATATCTCCAACCTGCCCTGAGACCATAGTGGCAACATCCCACTTGTGCCACACACTGTGGAGTTGGTCCCATCCAGTTTGCTGCATCTTTCTTATCCAACTGAGAAACACATTGCTTCTGCCCTCGGCTATGAGTAAGAGGCTGGGTGCTTGCAAAAAAGTCTTTGTACAGCTGAGCAAACACTGAAGGAGAAGCCAGACCAAGAGATGAAACGATGTGCTGTGGTTGGGGTCAGATGCCTGCTCGTGTACAGAAGTAGGCAGCCTCATGCCATGAAATCCAGAATAATTTAGTGTGTTTGGCAGAACTTACTGAAAATGTGGCTCTGGATAATTAAAAGCAGCCTGAAGCCATGTGGGTCTCCGCTCAACACTACTTCCTGGAAGGATTGCCTTCAGAGGCAGCAGCCATGCACACACGCTCATGGCTGCCCAGGCATTTCCTTGCCTGGCAGGCTGGAAGCAGGATAATTTTGAGGATATCATGTACTTCAATGTGCATAGTCAGAGAGGGCAGTGCTCCGGAGCAACTTGCATCCACTGGTGGTGAGCAAGATGGTCCAGATTTCTCCACCAGACAGTGGGACACcatgtttagatatagcattgagagacacggtttagtggggttattggtggtaggtggatggttggactaggtgatcttgtaggtcttttccaacctagctaatcctatgattctatgattctaatgtaTTCTCACGTCTCCTTGCCTTGCCCTGCACCAAGCTTCAAGAGTTCAGAGGGTGGGGAAAAGCTCCATTTTCACCTCCAAATTGAGACTAGTCACATCTGATATCAAACTGAAGACTTCATACACTGCTTCAGGTCAACCCTGCTGCATGACACTATGACAAGAAGTCACCAAGCTGCCTCCTAACAAAGAAAAGGGATGCCTCTATAAGGCACTCTAAGAATAGAGACATTTCCCTCCTTGGAAGTACTCAGAACACCTTCTGGGTGCTACAAATAAAGGAATGATCACGTGCATTAGAAACTTCCCATGGATAAGACTATTTTGAACTCTTCCATGGTCTTTTGTTCTCTATTTTATCAGTCTATGTGCATGTGGGAAGACAGAAAACTGACAGGGAGATGCTTACCACATCCCTAAGAGTCCCCTATCATGGGCTGGGTGGGAAGATTTGGAAATGAGTCAATGCCATTTCCACACCAAAAGACTCCCAGGGACATTACCCATACATATCAGCTATCTTGTGGTTTCCCCTCATCCCATACACTTGTCAGCAGTTGTCATTCTCATTTAATGCAGCTCACAACTATGCAAATCAAACACAGATTGTAGGGCGGGGATATGCTCCTTGGGTGGAttactggaaggaaaacaaaagcacagtggGACATCACTACAATGAGACAGAAGCAATGGGCACTCTCTGTCATGGTATTTTGCTGCTTCAACAAACTGCAGGGAAAGAAACCTaatgtaaaaaaagaatttcaaaccTTTATTGTACCCAATTTTTATCGACTTTGAGGTCATTTAGCCTTGCCCTTGCCACGCTGGACTTTTAAATAGAGTATTTTCTATTTCCCTAGTCCCTTAGGATCCTTCATGTGGCTCATgcagcaagaaaacacagaaggcCAGTACATGggaattaaagaaaattgtCTTAACCCAGCCAGACTGCAGTGGGCTCCATACTATGTGCCAGAACACAAGGATGCGTTGCCCATGACCTACACTTTCCAGCCCTCCAGTTCCTCTCCTAGaacccagagcagaggggaaacTGCCAGAGCAAACATCATGCAAGTCTTTCTCTGGTAGCCCACGGAGCTTTTGTGGAAGATAGTTTCTCCATGATTTAAGCCCTCATGGTCTTACAAAGTGCCTTTGAATGTGAGCCATGACCATCCACCCAGCTGAGGGCACCAGGGCAACAAAGAGGCTGCAaacactgctgcccagggatggGTTCAGAGAGCAACCCAACCCAGTGCCTCCCAGCATATGCACATGGCCTTTGTTGAAATACAAATAGCTCTGAAACTATTTCCTCCACTTCCGCAGAGGAAGAATGCcatttaattcaatttttgCTTTGTCTAATAATGGGAAAGCCAATTATGCAATTACAATTGCTTTTCTTATCGGGTTCCTTTTTTAGCTGCTTCAAAGCCTTGCAGGTGTTATAATCGGGTCATGAGGTGCTTATTACAGCAGCCAAAGTGCCACTGGAGAGGAAGATGCTAAGCAGACATTTGTAGATTGCCTGCTAACTTGTTAGTTACCTTGCTTTATATTAGGAACGCTGACAAAAAGCATGAAGCATGAAAGCTTTGTTATTACCTATAGAAATCTCTGAGGGTCTCTCAGAAGTTGAGAAGGAGATAATCCACCTAAATCAGCTGAAGtagcagcctggctgcagatCTGATGCCTGAGAGGGGAAGAGGCAATGCACAGAGAGAGGCTCAATAAAAGGTATAATCTCCTCCTGCAATCTCTATAAGCTCAAACGGAGGCCAATAGAATGAGCCTCCCCACCAACTCGCTAAAAAAAACAGGAGCTAAAACTCCTCTGAGCAGTAACTAACTGCAAGTACGTTCAACACTTCCACAGACTTTTCCCTTGTACTTCCACGGACTCTTCATAGACCAGACCTTGAGTCACCATGGTGTAATCCTTCCTATGCAGACAAGGCAGCAAGGTCTCAGTTAAGAgactgcacagccctgcagaaagcCATTCAGAGGGAGAAATGTGAGCTACCAGCTTTGCACTGAAATGTCAAAGTATGCATGGAGCACCGCAAGAGGAGAAACTGCAGGTCTCGTCACCTCCTCTCAGCTTCAGCAAGCAGAAATCAACTCCCTGCATGCAGAGAAGTACCACTTAGCATGTAGCTATAAACAGCAAAATCTGTTAGGAGAAAGAGGCATTGGCACATCTGGATGTTCTCCAAACCTGAAGGATTTACCTAGAGAGGACGGTGATGATGCCATGCCAAATACTCATATCTATTTCCCGAAGACAGCACTGAGGAattggatttgatgatccttgtgggtcccttccaacttgggatcacagaatcatagaatggcttgcaTTGGAAGAAACCTCAAAGACCATCCAGGTCAAATACCCCTGCCACTGGCatggttgccaaccactagatgaGACACTAGGTCAGGTTGTCCAgagccccattcaacctggcctcgaacacttggggatattctatgattctatgacctctTGGACTGCTTTTGAGCAAAAAAGAGgtcccagggctgctccctaAAAGCATCAGGAGCTTTCAGCAATGCAACTCCAGTGCCTCTGGCTGCACCAATCTGTGGAGAACAACTGGGCGTCACACAAGGTTTGGTGAGCAATGTCAGAGGCACCAGGGGAAGAAGGGGATAAAGGAAAAGAGACCCCCAGGGCCTCCCAGAGCCAGAAGGGAGCTGGAGGTTGTGCTACAGCCAGCATGGGACAGCCCAAAAAGTGCAAATTCTTTGATACATCTGCAGGTCTTCCCTCGGGGAATCAGCTTGAGGCTTGGGTACAAACACAGAgcttttaagaattttaatCAGGTTTTTATTACTCCTTAATTGGtcctttctttaataaaaacacCTTATTAAAGGAAACTGCTGCGACTGCAAGATTCGTTTTATAGGCAACTACTGCATTTCTCCAGTGGGCGGGAGGGTGGGAAGAACAAACTAAAACCATAACTCCGGAGGGGAAAAAGTAGAGTTCCTGTGTCATTATCTCCACCAACATCAGCTCTTAAGCTTtaaacagaagggagaggagTTGCAGCGACTCGTTACACTCCCATCCCACAGCTGTGGTGTGGTGGGAGCTCAGGGCATTAGCACCAATCTTGCGgcaaaccaaagcaaagcaggaggTCTGCGAGCATCACGGAGGGGCTGAGAAAGGTCAGGATGAAGCCCAACTGGTAGCAAGCGTGGAGGCCAAAATGCAAGTGCCTGAAGAAAGGACAGCTGAGCTACTGTTGATGTCCAAAGTGGCCAGAACTGGCACCTGAGTGAATTTATGAGACTGTGGGGTTGCTGGAAAACCGTGGATAGCAGCGCCTGGCCCTCAGCCCAGATTGAAGGGGCTTAAAGACGCAGCTGGAatcagcttccagcagcagcagcagccaggatgAGGAATGTGTTATCCCCAGCAAATTGTCTGGGGTCTGGCCTCCTTTTACCATGTGCCCAGGGGCTTTCCGACAATTGAAAGGTTTTCCTGTGCTCTGTATCCCTTTACTTTGTCAGTGTGTTGAGGATTTCCCACACGTCTATTTGCTCCCCAGGCACTGGGCAtggcaggagggaggaggagaaggcgGCAGCAGCTTTTCATCCCATAGGACAGCCCTGATGGGGCTGCaaggagcacagaaaaaaagtcttttcgAGTACGGGATCAACTTTAAGCCAATTTCATCACTCCTTTGTTCCAAACCTGCTAACACCAAGCTGCTTGTTGTTGACAGAGCCACATGTGGAGATGTCCCACAGCTCAAAGGTGGGACCTCAGTTTCTCAAAGCAGGCCTTTACCTTCTGGTTTGAGGACATCAGCACCTCCATCTCTTCCCTCAGACTTGATCCCATCACCACTGGATCTGATAAGACAAAGCAAGGAGCAAAATGCCAACCATGGCTGTTGGGAAGAGATGCCAATGTAGGTGCTTAGTGCTAAGAAGGGGAAACAAATTCCTAACGTAGTGGTGGCCAAAAAGCCTATCTCCAACACAAGAGCACAGATGCACGGGCTGAATGCGAGCACAGTCCAAGCTATTTTTATCTGGTGCAGAGGAAGCTTTTACTTTTCACTGCAAAAGGAAGCAGACAATGTGGCCGTCAGTTGAGCTCAGTTTATTCCCTCACAGGGTGTGTGCAGAAGTATTTAAAGCCCTCAGATCTGGCTGCAATTCCCCCTAATCTGCTCGCAGCTGTGTGGGGTcaaggagcacagcagctgagatGCACTTTTGATCCATACACTCTAGGTTCTGCCCTGTGGTTTCCATTCCAGCTAACAGGTGAGATGTACTGTTGGCATCAAGAAGCACCAATCCATCAGGGTCCCCTACATTTGGCtccaaatatatatttgaatgtCAGCATTCCCCCTTCGCTCCCCAAAATGGGAAAATGGCACTCTCAGGGCATCCCAAGGACCAGGGTCATGCCCATGGTGCCACTGGCCAACTGGGCAATACAGCAGTTCAAACTTAGCCCATGGGAAAAGTCTTCATTAGCTGCTGCCAGAGCTTCTGCCATCACAAATATTGTGCATTGCATGAATCCACAGGACACAAGTGACGACACATGCCCCCTTCCATCCCGACCTAAAGAGATGCTTCAAATATTCTCGGCTCCTCATGGAAACCACCAGCCTCGTAAAACAAAGTTTGGCACTAAAAGAAAGAGGTCTCCAAGTTCCACTTCCACAACTGTATATGCACACCCAGAACATAACTGCAGGTGGCTCCTCTCTGCCAAAAAAGTGTTTATGAAAAGCTTGCATTTATTACAAACACTACAGCCCCATAAAGCTCAGAAGCCGCTGGCAACAGACATCAGCAGACTTTGCATGCTAAAAATGTACTTTCTTCAGGGAGAATTGCCTAGAGGGTGAATTACTCGTGCTCTCCCTTGGGAGGAGAAAGGCACCTCATTCAGCTTGCTCCAAAGCAGGTCCTGGCATTACTCAGACAAATGTGCCCTCAAGAGTCTGTATTCCCCCAGCAGCTACAAAGGCAGCTTAGCACCATTACCTCCAAAGTCAATGTTTATGCTGCTGTGTGAATTAGTCAAGAATAATCTCTTGCAGCCTGCAATGGTCCAGACAAGAGCACAGCCACCAGAGAGCCAAACCAGGAGCCAAAAAGGAGAATTCTATTCCCAAACATTTCTATTGAAATCAAAGTGCGGGTTCTGCAGACAGCAAAACCTGTAATGATGACAGGATCCCAGTTGGTGCTAGTTTCCAATCTATTGCTCATGACCAAATAAATTGATGTCAGGCTTTGCTCAGCTCCGTGGGAAGTTAAAGAGTCAACAGAGGTGagcaatgaaaacagaacttaACATGTCCCCAGCAGTAGGGTGCTATCTGCCCATGATGGTGCCAATGGACCAGGAAAATCAGGGACCAGCCAATCTGCATTCATATATACATCTAGaaatatacacatacaaatGACATGTGAACGTCTGTGTCCACCTAGAAAACAAGCACCAAAGAGCAAATAAATCCCTTACTCGATTGTCTTCTTGGATCTCCCAGTCACTGGAGAAGCTCAGGGCATGCTGTGCCTGCGAGCAGTTGGAAAACTGGAAAAGGCTGGCGAACATCCTCCTGTTCTCCTGGGTGTCCGGAAAAATTGCCTCCTGGAAGTTCACACCGTGCGGCAGGAGGATGTAATTCTCATCCATGCTGAAACACAAACCACACGGGCAGCCGCTGTAAGGCCCTATTGGGCTTACTCTCCTGCAGAACTCACCACTGTCCCCCAGCCCAGCTGAGTGCCACCAAAGTTGCACGGACAGACTTTGAGCCAATGCATGGCTCTCAGCACTCCCGGCactttgctgcctttttcctcGGTGGATTTGACCTGGTAGCAGCAAGGAGGACCTAgcaggctcctgctgccctgcagataTCAATGAGCTCCCAAAACACGATAACTCTCTCTTTTAGCCTCTGGTTCCTACTGAGTTTATATTGCTTTGCTCTTGACCCCTGAGTCTAAGTGCTCCTTCAAAGTCAATAAATAACTTTTGTAAAGCACATCCTTAAAGATATTGTCCCAGACTGAGCACTGGACAGCATCAGAACTTGTTTAGCTACGCACCCAGTGTAAGGATATAGCAAGCATTTTGAAACAAGCAGCGAAGTAACATTTCGCAGATGCTTCTGGATTGAAAGGTCACGGCGATGGCTTTGTTCCCACattgtggtttattttcttattctttcgAAGAGCCCAAAGTCACGATTTGGCCGGGGCCAAGAGAACGCTGTCGGGTGTGCACTTGGGGACTGCTCCTATATTCTTATGCCAAACTTCGGAGAACAGGCACTGGCCCCTCTCCAGcgctggagaggagctctgaccatgaagaaacaaaagcagcagcacccaggggcTGCtcaacagcagctcagcattAAGCAGTACTGGGATATCCCAGCTCGGGATGTTTCTTTAGGGTGGAGGTGCAGACGATGCAAAACTGCGGGGAGAGAAGCGGGACAGGGCCAGCCCTTCCAGCCCTGGAGGACGCCCGGAGCTGTGCTACAGCACCCAGACCCCCCCGGACCCCCAAGGCCGGGACTCACCGGAGGAAGAAGAAGTAAGCGTAGCCCTGCATGACGGTGTGCGAGTGACAGGAGAAGTAGCCGAGCCCGGTGAGGTTGAGTCGGGAACCGGCGGGCACCTCCAGCATGCTGCCCCACGCTTGGTCGCACAGCAGCTCGATCTCAGCCGAATAAAAAAGTCCCCCCGGGTTGTGCTGCGATCCGGGACCAGAGGGGGGGTCCCGCTGCCAGGGCAGATAATTGTAAGCCCCGTAGGGATCGGGGTGAAGAGCCAACACCCGCGCGTAAACGATGATGGAAGCCAGTTCGGCTCGGCAGCCCTCGCTCAGCGGCCGCCACTCGGCCGGCAGCTGGCAGCCCCCCCCGGCGCCCGCCCgggcccccagccccagcgccagccccagcagcagcagcggccCCGCGGGCGGCGGCATCgcagccggggggggggggggggccgggGGGCGCGCCCGGCTCCGCTCCGGGACCGGCACCGAGACTGGGGagtggggatgggaatgggggaGAAGAAGGGTGGGGGACAGCCCGGAGCTGTTGTAGGGGGGGTATAGAGGGAGAAGGGATGAGGTTGAAGCAAAAGGTGGGAAAGTCAAAGGTGTCCcccttaaattaaaaataaaaataaaaaaaagatgagactTGGAGGGTTTGGGGAGTGAAGGAGTGAAGATGCAAAGGGGTGAGGGTGCGAAGGGGTTGAGATGCGAGCAGCTGAGATGCAAAGGGGAGGGCTGGGAAAAGGGAGAGACATGCGAAGGGGCAGAGATGcgaaggggagggagggaaatggGAGAGGTGCAAAGGGGGAGGTGAAAAGGGAGGGATGCAAAGGGGAGGGATGAGAAGAGGAGGGATGCAGAGGGGAGAGGTGGACGGGACGGACGTGCAAAGACGAGAGATGCGAAAGGGTGGAGATGCAAAGGGCAAAGCACAGCCCCGAGTGGGGGGAATATGCCGCTGGGCATTCCCTGACCCCACGGGGAACGCTGGCTGTACTCGGGGCTCGGGGAGGTGGAGGGAGGTCTCGTGGGGAGGGCAGAGACTGGGAGGGAGGTGCCAGATCCCActtgcaatttcttttcctagaaGCCTGCACCcctttttcaaaatgcagctggtgagaaaggtaaaaataaaaaggcgGGTCTCTGCGTGGTCACTTCCCACCGTTTCTCCCTAGAACTGCGGCACCCGGGGGCTCCTCCAGCTTTCGGGCAGATGGCTCCGAGCCCGACCTCTCCTGGCACACACCCTGCTGCGGTGCTCCCGAGCATCCATCCCCAGGGGCCTCGCACCATCTGCAGCCTGAAATAGCTCCTTCACGCTCAGATTTGTCCTTTTCCCACGTTAGACCTCATTGGTAATAATAGGGCCAAGAAGGAGCTTGGGATGCTGAAAAAACTTTTGTTGGAATACGAGTATCATGCAGATGTGGTCCTGGTTAAATCTCTCCCTAATGTCATCGACTACTGAAAGTTTGACTGTAAGTCCTGGCTGATTCCTTTAATCtcgtctgtctgtctgtctgcctccATCTGCTTCTGCTCTCCAGAAGGACTGGGAGCCTTCAGGAACAGAAGATGCCTTTTTGTTCTGGGTTGGTGCTGTGCCCAGCGTGGGGGGTCCCCATGCACGGCCAGGGTTGGAAGCAACGTGCGAAACAATGAATCACGAGTTAAACAACACTAAGCCAAGTTCATGACAGTGAGACATTTTCAGTGACAAGTGTCTCCCTCAGGAATAAACTCATCAGATTCAGCTGTTTGCAGAAAATAGCCTGAGGAGTTTAATAAAGGTGATATTCATATTTCATGATGGCACGGTCCCACGATGAATGTAATCGTAGTTTTATGCAAGAGCAGCCAAGTTGCTAAAACAGAAGCAGACTTTTTTCTAACAAAACCTCCAGAATGATAGATGCAGCTTTTATAGCATTTTTCACAATCTGCTTCTTGGAAATCAGCAAATTGTTTCGTAACTTTCAGAGAAATCTGAACAGGCAATCTGAAAAGAgttctttgaagaaaacatcctCAGGAAATCCCAACAGATCAACAAGTTTAAcgtggtgggtttttttagcGTTAACCACCAGGAAAAAccatttctgctttggaaagcGAAGGGAATCAATTGTGGCAGAGGAGGTTTCACAGCTTCATTCAGTACATTTCGGATACGGAAATCAgaacaaaggaggaaaataaagaactgaGGCTGTTGCTGaattagaatcatggaatcattaaggttggaaaggaccactgagatcatccagtccaaacatcaacccatccccaccacgcccactaaccatgtccctcagtgccgcacCTCCACTcttctcgaacacctccagggacgatgactcctccacctccctgggcagcctgtgccagtgcctcaccattcttcctgagaagaaatttttccttatatccaacctgaacctcccctggcacaacttaaggccattccctctcatcctatcgctgttacctgggagaagacGCCAACCCCACCTCACTTCTTTCAGGTAGTAACAAGGCTAGGGCAGTCCTCAAGGCATTTTTTGCAATACAGTGTACACAGAGGCCTTGGCACTAACCTCATAGTTGGGTTTCTTTTGAGAAAGGATGCTTTGAGACATGGGCGAAGACATGGGGATCACCTAAACAAGAGGAGTGCTGCAAGTGATGGGAGGAGAGGTGTTCGGTCTCTCCATGTAGCACATTTGGCATTGGAGCTTGATGGCTTCAACAGCTTGAATCCCATACTTGGTGTGGGCAGCAACATGCAGGTGCCTCATCACTCCCACCTTCTGCAGAACCCCAAGAAGCTGATGCAATATATGTAGTCATAGGTTATTTTGACCCGGGAACCAAATTCTTACGGTCACCTGAAACAAAAGAgctattttttctgtgtatgcaTAAGAGATTGATGTCTTCTGGGAAGAAGAGAGACAGATTTCAGCTCCATCTCTGTTTACCATGTGTTGCAAGTGAGCAACGCTCAACTGTCCCCAAACCACTTGGAAATATTTAATCTCAGCTCAGTCTGTTCTGCTATTGCTCACGTTTTTGTTAGCCACCACGTAACAGCTGGGAAGAGTacagggagaaagagagaggaacaCAGGCAGCTCAGACCCAAAATATGGAAGTGCCTTTAATTAATGCCACTGTTAATTGTCTGAATTAAACTGCTTACATGTGACCAGAGTCCTGGAATCAGTGAGCCGTCTCAGAGCACACAATAGCAGTTGCTAGCACACACTGGCTCTGTTTGATGCTCTCCAGTTCTCCTTTTGGCGGTGATTACCAGAGTGTGGAAGCAAGTAATTAGTGTTCTTTGGAATTTCTCTGTGATCCTGCAGAGGTGGTAGTGTCAGCACTGTGAGGACACAGAAGGAGTCCATGGGGCTGATTCAGAGCTGAATGAGCTGAAATGAGGTCTTGGCCCCAGTTCTTGAACAGATGCAGtacacataaaataaaaatacctctGACCTTAAAGTGCCTGGTTTCCTTGTTGTCTTCCATTTATGTCTGCTGTATCTGGTATGATTGCAAAGGTTTGGGGTGGCTCCTCTCATGCCTTCTGTGAGATGTCCCCTGCCGGGACCTCTCCCTGTCA
The Numida meleagris isolate 19003 breed g44 Domestic line chromosome 1, NumMel1.0, whole genome shotgun sequence genome window above contains:
- the CCDC3 gene encoding coiled-coil domain-containing protein 3 produces the protein MPPPAGPLLLLGLALGLGARAGAGGGCQLPAEWRPLSEGCRAELASIIVYARVLALHPDPYGAYNYLPWQRDPPSGPGSQHNPGGLFYSAEIELLCDQAWGSMLEVPAGSRLNLTGLGYFSCHSHTVMQGYAYFFFLRMDENYILLPHGVNFQEAIFPDTQENRRMFASLFQFSNCSQAQHALSFSSDWEIQEDNRLMCSSVQKALFEEEDRVKKLQQKVATLEKRNKQLRDRVKKVKRSLRQARKNTRHMELMNRKLSEKLSSAGGQMPYINSLKQENSHATYLKV